The Undibacterium cyanobacteriorum genomic sequence TCCGGCACGGTCTTGAGCAAATGCGCGCTGCGTGAATCAATCGCCATCGCTGCACTTTGCACGCCTTCCCACTCCAGTGTGTTGACTAAATCAACCAATAAGCTCGGCGGAAGATTGTCGACGCAGTAAAAGCCAGCGTCTTCGATGACATTGAGGGCGACTGATTTACCCGAGCCAGAAATCCCACTGATGAGCAAAATACGCATGGTGATCTAGCCCATCGTATCATCCATGGCGCGGCGTTGACGTTCCATGAATTCTTCTAAGGTATTGATGCCGCGTAACTGCAGAATCGTGTTGCGTACCGCTGCTTCCAAGAGAACCGCAATGTTTCGACCAGCTGCCACAGGAATCACCACTTTTTTGATCTGCAAACCAAGCACATCTTGGGTTTGCGAATCTATCGGCAGTCGTTCGTAATTTTCTTCGAGCGTACTGCGTTTAACCAAGTGAACGATCAATTTCAAACGCATTTTTCGACGTACAGAGGTCTCACCGAAAATGGCTTTGATATCGAGCAGACCGAGGCCGCGTACCTCTAACAAATTCTGTAAAATTTCAGGGCAGCGGCCTTCAATCATGTTAGGGGCAATGCGGGAAAACTCGACCGCATCATCCGCCACCAGACCGTGGCTACGTGAAATCAACTCCAAACCAAGTTCGCTCTTACCCAATCCAGATTCACCTGTAATCAAAACGCCCACACCGAGCACGTCCATAAAGACACCATGCATGGTGACTTGCGGTGCCAGTTTCTTCGATAGGTAGACGCGTAGATAATCGATCACCTGAGCTGCAGGCAATGGTGTCGAAAAGAGTGGGATATTATTGTCATCGCAGATATCGAGAAACACTTGCGGTGACTCCAAGCCTTGCGCAACGATCAGTGCAGGTGGATTACCGGCGATCAGTTCCTTGATCAGGTTAGCGCGAGAACCGGGGGAGAGCCTTTGGAAATAGTTGAGTTCTTGATGACCAAGAACTTGAATACGACCAGGGTGAATTAGATTTAAGTGACCAACTTGATCGGATGAAGCCGTGGCGTCATCGGTGATGAGTTTTTCGCCACCGGAAAAACCGGCAAACCAACCTAGCTGCAATGTATCGCGATTATCATCGAAAATTCTTTGTATGCTGAGTTCGGTGATTAATGGCATAGGTCGGTCTCAAAAACAGAAATAAAACGCGATCGGGAATTAGGAACTGAATTGTGACTTGGTTTCCCAGTCAACGATGCTACGGTGAACGAGGGCTGCATCAGTTTCGCCGCGCAAGCCTTCGCGGAACTCATCGTCGGACAACATCTCTGCGATTTCCGACAAGATTTCCAAATGTTGTTGCGTGACGTTGTCAGGCATGAGAAGGAAAATTAAGAGGTCAACCGGCAGACCATCGGGAGATTCAAATGGGATGGCTTTACTCAATCGAACAAAGGCCGCGATTGGATTCTTGAGACCCTTGATGCGTCCATGTGGCACTGCGACCCCATGACCAAGACCGGTTGATTGCAGTCGTTCGCGTGCGAACAGGTTCTCGGAAACAACTGAACGGGCAATGCTGCAATTGTTCTCGAACAATAAGCCTGCTTGTTCAAACGCACGTTTTTTACTTGAGACATCGAGGTTCAGCAGCACATTTTCCAGCGGCAGAATTTTCGCGATATTGGTCATGTTACAAATCTTAAGGTGGCGCAAAAGGGCTGAGTTGGGAGCCCGACTGAGGTGTCGCAGGCGCAACTTGCACAACAAACTGAACTCGATTCTTGGTCGGTTCAGCAGGTTGGATTATAGGCTTCTTTTGGCGGGTGTGCGACTTTACCTGTCAGGAATGCAAATTTTTCTGCAATAGTGCTTCAAAGGCCTCGACAGAGAGGGGTTTACTGAAGTAAAAGCCTTGCATTTCTTGGCAACCAGCTTCCTTCAAAAAGTCCATTTGTTCAAGACTTTCAACACCTTCGGCGGTGACGCTCATGCCAAGCGCATTGGACATCGCGATGATCGCCTTGGTGAGTACGACGGAGTCTTGATTCGCTGGAATTTCACGGATGAATGAGCGATCGATCTTGAGATTGTCGATCGGGAATCTTTGCAGGTAAGAGAGTGAGGAAAAACCGGTACCAAAATCGTCCAGCGAAATGCTGACACCGAGTTGTTTAATCGCGTCAAAGACACCGCCGAGGTGGTCCGCCTCAACCATTAACAAGCCTTCGGTAATCTCCAATTGCAAGGCATTTGGATCGAGGCCGGTTTCATCCAAAACATCTTTGATGAAGCTCGGCAGATTCGGATCTTGGAATTGTTTAGGTGAGATATTGACGCTAATTTTGAAGTCGAATTGGTATTGTTGCCGCCATTGCTGGGCGTGACGCGCAGCTTGGGTCAAGACCCAGCGTCCGATCGGTACGATTAAACCAATTTCCTCAGCGAAGGGAATGAATTCGTTGGGGGCGACAATGTTCATATCTTCCATTTGCCAACGAATAAGCGCCTCGGCCCCAACAATTTTTTGCGTCAAAAGATTAACCTTGGCTTGGTAGTACACCAAAAATTCATCTTCAACTAATGCTCGTCGCAAATTGCGTTCCAAAGCATAACGATGCTGGGCGCGGATCATCAGCTCGGAAGTAAAGAACTGGTAGTTATTTCGCCCCAGTTCTTTAGCTAGATACATCGCTGAATCTGCGCAGCGGAGCAAAGTTGGTCCGTCAGTACCGTCATGTGGAAAGACACTAATGCCAATCGATGTTCCTAGATGATATTGGTTTTCGTCAATGACAAAGGGTTCGCGCATTTTGTTCAGTATGCGCTCTGCTAGTTCTTTGAGATGCTGTGCAGTGGCAAATTCTTCCACCACGATCACAAACTCGTCACCACCCAGCCGCGCCAACATATCCGTCGCTCGTATGCAAGAGCTCAGACGTTTGGCAACGTCACATAGGAGGCCATCGCCGGCAGCGTGACCAGCTGTATCATTCACGTTCTTGAAGCGGTCAAGGTCCAGAAAAATGACAGCGACTTTTTGATTATACGAATGCGATAGCGCGTAACTGAGTCGTTGCTGTAACTGATGGCGATTGGGAAGACCGGTCAAGGCATCGTGGGTCGCGATGTACTGCAGTTGACGCTCAGTCTCACGAATTTCGGTTGTGTCAGTGAAAGAAATCAGTACTGCTTCATTTTTGTGATGGTCATGGCTGGAATGAATTGCTTGCGCATTGACCAGCAACCACACTACAGACTGATCGTGCAGTTGCAAACCAATCGAGAGATTGGAGATCGGCTCGCCCGTGCGCAGTACGACCGAGGCAGGATCGTCGCCAATCTTAATTTCACTGCCGTCCTCACGGAAGATTCTGGAGAAATAACGATGACGGCGTCCAGTTGTGTCGACCGAGGATATTTTCAAGATGCGTTGGGCACTCGGATTGCACGTTAGGATCTTTCCGCCCGGCGCAATCACCATAATGCCTTCGGTTAAGTTATTGACGACGGAACGATAGCGGTCTTCACTGGTCGCTAAGCTACGTTCCATATTTTTCTTGTCGATGGCTAAGGCGATGACGTGCATCGCGTCCATGATCAAAGTTTGCTCGTCGACGCTTGGAGTACGGGTGGCACGATGGTAAATGTCGACTGTTCCAAGTAGGCTATTAAACGCCGTTTTGATCGGGACCGACCAACAGGATTGATAGCCATATTTGAGAGGCGTGTTTTTATGCTTCGGCCATAGTTCGCTGTCAGCGATATTCTCAACAATCTTGATTTTGCCGCTTTGGATCGCCGGGCCACAACTCCATTGTTTAAGATTGAGCTCGAGTTGATCAACTTCATTCAGAAAGTCAGTGTCGAAAGAGGGGGCCGCTGCCAGCTTAAGGCGTTTCCGTTCTTCATTGAAGAGCATGATGGCGCAGATAGAGCCGTTATCGAGTAGGCGCTCCATGCGGTCGCATACATCTTGCAGAATCTGTGTGAGCGGATTGTCTAAGGCGATCATCTCGAGAATTTCTTTCTCGTGATGGAGGGCCTCATGGCTTAGACTATTGGCGGTGGCAAATTCTCGTGTGGGGCGCACATGCAGTGATTTCGCAATCGGCTGTGTTTGTAAATTACGAATTCGCAGAACATAGGCGGTATTTCTGTGAACCGGGAAACTGTGCAGTCGGACCTCGACATCGATTAAATGTGCGTCGCGCGTTTTGAGTTGGCAAAATTCAGCAATTGCGATGGGGAGTAGGCTCGCACCAGCTTGTAAATGGGTTTTGAGTTGATTGGGGTGACTAAACTGCAGAAAACTACTCCAGCGCATGCCGGTAATTTCATTGAGATTTTTAGCGCGCAGCATCTCAATACCAAAGCGGTTTGCGTGAACGATCACCCCATCAATGAGGACAAGGCTTGCGTCTTGTGCATATTGTTCAAGCAGAGACTGCCAATTTGCCGGATAAATCATGTCGGTAAAATTGTTTGATGGCTTACTGGAGTAATTCACAAATCGTATTTTCTGTAATTGCAGTTGGAGGACTCGTTCGCAAATGCTCGGTCGCTATTCCATCTCTCAAGCATTTTGATCAAAAAAGGGTGAGGCGCAGCGTGAAAAAAAACAGCAAAAAAACAGCACAAAAAAACTGACCAACCACATACTTCATACCGCGAGCGTGCTAGCACTATCATCCAGTTATTTTTGTTTGTAAAAACGTCACTGTCAGATACGCATTGCAAATAAGCTTTCAGGAATGATTACAAATTAATCGTGTTCTCGCAAGCTGTCGAAAAGGCATTTATGTTGATCTGATCAAAGCTTAATGAGCTTGGTCTCAATCCAAGGATCTATTGACGTGCATTTCGTTGATTGGATGGCATTTTCCCGGTGCTGAAGTTGCTGCGCCACGGGTTGATGTCGAGGCCGCCGCGTCGCGTGTATCGTGCATACACAGAGAGTTTTTGCGGTTTACATTGGTTCAGAATATCCGTGAAGATACGCTCAACACATTGTTCGTGAAATTCATTGTGATTGCGGAAGCCAATCAAGTAGCGCAACAAAGATTCTTGAACGATTGGCGCGCCGATATAGTGAATTTGCACACTGGCCCAGTCTGGCTGACCAGTGACTAAACAATTGGATTTGAGGAGGTGAGAGACAAAACGTTCTTCGACAATCGCTTGTTGTGGATCTGCCTTCAGCACTTCCGGAATTGGAGAGTATTGATCCACTTCGATATCAAGTCGATCGAGTAAGAGTCCTTCCAATTCGCCAAAGCTGAATTGTTCAAACTCTTCGCTGCTGGTAATTTTGATTTGTACCGGAGCACCGAATCCTTGGCTTAAATCTTTTTGTAGACGAGTATGAAGTTCATCGACTCCACTGAGGCGCGTCTGATTGAATGAGTTCAGATACAGTTTGAACGATTTAGATTCGATGATATTTGGCGAATCAGCGGGGGCCATGATGCTTGCAATCGCCACCTGCGGTTTGCCACGCGCATTGAGCCAAGACACTTCGTAGGCATTCCAGATATCCATGCCAAAGAAGGGTAAATTGACGGCTTTACCATCCACAATTTTCAGGCCAATTTCAGCGCGCTTCTCAGCACGAGGGATCGGAAATAGGAGACTTGGATTGTAATGGGTCTCGTAGGCGGAAATCTTGCCAAGTTGGGATTGTTCTGCCGTATTGCCCGATTCGTTGATCGGGGTGTTTTGTGTAGTCATGGTTAAACAAAAATAACAAAAGACGAGGTGGGGTGGCGCACGTCAAGTTGTGGAGGAGAATTGCTTGGGTAAAGCAACTCTCACTATTTATCTCAGGATGCAGGTTTATTACAAGAACAGTTTGTAGGCTGGATTGTCGCTCTCATCCCAATAGCGGTAGCCTAGTCCATTAAGGAAATCTTTAAACGCTTTCATTTCTTTTTTCGGTACCTGCAAACCAACCAAGGTTCTGCCGTAATCTGCGCCATGATTGCGATAGTGGAACAGACTAATATTCCAATTCGGCGCCATGCTGTTTAAGAAGCGCATCAGCGCTCCTGGACGCTCTGGGAATTCGAAGCGGTATAACAATTCGTTTTCGGCCAATTCGCTTTTGCCGCCTACTAAGTGACGAATATGCAGTTTGGCTAATTCATCATCGGTAAGGTCGAGCGTAGGGAAACCATGCTTGATAAAGCTCTTGGCGATTTTGCTGGACTCGTCGCGATTACTGACTTGTATCCCGACAAAAATGTGCGCTAATTTTTTATCACTGATGCGGTAGTTAAATTCAGTGACATTGCGTGGTCCCACCAATTCGCAGAAGCGTTTGAAACTGCCTTGAACTTCGGGGATCGTTACTGCAAATACCGCCTCGCGCGCTTCACCAACTTCGGCGCGTTCAGCGACAAAACGTAGGCGATCGAAGTTCATGTTGGCGCCGCATGC encodes the following:
- the hprK gene encoding HPr(Ser) kinase/phosphatase codes for the protein MPLITELSIQRIFDDNRDTLQLGWFAGFSGGEKLITDDATASSDQVGHLNLIHPGRIQVLGHQELNYFQRLSPGSRANLIKELIAGNPPALIVAQGLESPQVFLDICDDNNIPLFSTPLPAAQVIDYLRVYLSKKLAPQVTMHGVFMDVLGVGVLITGESGLGKSELGLELISRSHGLVADDAVEFSRIAPNMIEGRCPEILQNLLEVRGLGLLDIKAIFGETSVRRKMRLKLIVHLVKRSTLEENYERLPIDSQTQDVLGLQIKKVVIPVAAGRNIAVLLEAAVRNTILQLRGINTLEEFMERQRRAMDDTMG
- a CDS encoding PTS sugar transporter subunit IIA, which translates into the protein MTNIAKILPLENVLLNLDVSSKKRAFEQAGLLFENNCSIARSVVSENLFARERLQSTGLGHGVAVPHGRIKGLKNPIAAFVRLSKAIPFESPDGLPVDLLIFLLMPDNVTQQHLEILSEIAEMLSDDEFREGLRGETDAALVHRSIVDWETKSQFSS
- a CDS encoding bifunctional diguanylate cyclase/phosphodiesterase; its protein translation is MNYSSKPSNNFTDMIYPANWQSLLEQYAQDASLVLIDGVIVHANRFGIEMLRAKNLNEITGMRWSSFLQFSHPNQLKTHLQAGASLLPIAIAEFCQLKTRDAHLIDVEVRLHSFPVHRNTAYVLRIRNLQTQPIAKSLHVRPTREFATANSLSHEALHHEKEILEMIALDNPLTQILQDVCDRMERLLDNGSICAIMLFNEERKRLKLAAAPSFDTDFLNEVDQLELNLKQWSCGPAIQSGKIKIVENIADSELWPKHKNTPLKYGYQSCWSVPIKTAFNSLLGTVDIYHRATRTPSVDEQTLIMDAMHVIALAIDKKNMERSLATSEDRYRSVVNNLTEGIMVIAPGGKILTCNPSAQRILKISSVDTTGRRHRYFSRIFREDGSEIKIGDDPASVVLRTGEPISNLSIGLQLHDQSVVWLLVNAQAIHSSHDHHKNEAVLISFTDTTEIRETERQLQYIATHDALTGLPNRHQLQQRLSYALSHSYNQKVAVIFLDLDRFKNVNDTAGHAAGDGLLCDVAKRLSSCIRATDMLARLGGDEFVIVVEEFATAQHLKELAERILNKMREPFVIDENQYHLGTSIGISVFPHDGTDGPTLLRCADSAMYLAKELGRNNYQFFTSELMIRAQHRYALERNLRRALVEDEFLVYYQAKVNLLTQKIVGAEALIRWQMEDMNIVAPNEFIPFAEEIGLIVPIGRWVLTQAARHAQQWRQQYQFDFKISVNISPKQFQDPNLPSFIKDVLDETGLDPNALQLEITEGLLMVEADHLGGVFDAIKQLGVSISLDDFGTGFSSLSYLQRFPIDNLKIDRSFIREIPANQDSVVLTKAIIAMSNALGMSVTAEGVESLEQMDFLKEAGCQEMQGFYFSKPLSVEAFEALLQKNLHS
- the queF gene encoding NADPH-dependent 7-cyano-7-deazaguanine reductase QueF (Catalyzes the NADPH-dependent reduction of 7-cyano-7-deazaguanine (preQ0) to 7-aminomethyl-7-deazaguanine (preQ1) in queuosine biosynthesis), whose product is MTTQNTPINESGNTAEQSQLGKISAYETHYNPSLLFPIPRAEKRAEIGLKIVDGKAVNLPFFGMDIWNAYEVSWLNARGKPQVAIASIMAPADSPNIIESKSFKLYLNSFNQTRLSGVDELHTRLQKDLSQGFGAPVQIKITSSEEFEQFSFGELEGLLLDRLDIEVDQYSPIPEVLKADPQQAIVEERFVSHLLKSNCLVTGQPDWASVQIHYIGAPIVQESLLRYLIGFRNHNEFHEQCVERIFTDILNQCKPQKLSVYARYTRRGGLDINPWRSNFSTGKMPSNQRNARQ